ACAGGTCTTCGGGGGTATTGATGCCCGGCTTGCCCTTGAGCACCAGATCGATTTTCTTTTCCCCTTCCTGTTTGAAATCATCAATATCCCGTCCGTCCATGAAGACATCCAGGGTGGTCCCGAGTTCGCCCACGGTCAGGCCCAGCGCCTTGAGGCGCTGTTGTTTGGGGATATATCGGATCTCGGGATACAAGGTTTCCAGAGAGGGTTGGGGACGGATCTGGGAACCGGGCAGGGTTTTGGAAATCGAACCATACAGGGCCCCTGCAGCCTGGATGACCTGGTCCAGATTTTTGCCCCGGACATCGACGTTGATACTGCGTCCCCCGCCGAGTTCCTGTTCGAAAATACCGGCCTGGAGGCTGACACCGAAGATGCCTGGAAAACTGTTGACCACCCGTCGCAGGGTCGGGATGAGTTCTCTGCCCTTTTGGTCGTGGGTGGCGGTCGCACCAAAAAGCATCAAGGTGTCGGCTCCGATATAAAACAGATCCTCGATACCGGTTTCTCCCCCATCCTGTTGGCCCATGCGGGGGGCGACCATATCCGCGATCTGCTGGCCGATGTCCTCACGCTCGGCGTAGGACAGGCCGGGCGGAGGGATCATGATGTTCAAGATCAGGTTGCGGTTGCCCTGGGGGAGATATTCGAGTTTGGGAAACAGGGCGACAGCCAGGAAAATCGCCAGGGCGGTCAATCCAGTGAGTGTAATCAGTCGAGAGGCCCAATTGGCCGTGGCTAATCGAACCAGGCCCATCATGGCGCGTACAAAATAGGATCCGAAGGTGCCGAGTAGCCCCTGTTTTTTGGTATCGTGGCGGCGGCGGGACCAGGTGAAGAAATGTTTTGCGAGCATGGGAATGACCAGCACCGAAACGAAAAGACTCAATGCGATGGCGCAGGTCACGGCGATAGCGATGTCTTTGAACAATTGCCCGGCTTCCTGTTCAATGAATACCACCGGCAGGAAGACGGCGACAGTGGTCAGGGTCGATGCCAGCACCGCCCCCCAGACCTCTCTGGCCCCATGGTAGGCGGACTCGAAAGGGGATTTTCCCATCGATCGGTGGCGGTCGATATTTTCCAGGACCACGATGGCGCTGTCGACAAGCATGCCGACAGCAAAAGCAATTCCGGCCAGGCTGATAACATTGAGGTTGCGGCCAAAGCCATTCATGAAGACAAAGGTACCGATAATGCTTATGGGAATCGCCGCGGCCACAATGATCGTCGAGGACACTGAACGCAGGAAAATGAGCAGGGTCAATACCGCCAGCAGCCCCCCAAGCAGGATATTGCGCTTGACGAGGTCAATAGCCCCGTTGATGTAGGGACGCTGATCGTACACCCAGTCCAAAAATACGTCCTGGTCGGCGAGCAGTCCCTGATTGAGGTCGTTGACCACGGCCTCGGCGCGGTTGGTCATATCCAGGACGTTGACCCCGGGCTCAGGTTTGATGCCGCAGACGATGCCGTTTTGGCCGTTGTGCATCATGGCCGCATCGTTGTCCGCATACCCGAAATGGACCTCGGCGACATCCCCGACGCGGACAACGTTGTCGCCTCGGGCGTGGATAACTGTCTGAGTGATATCCGCAGGCGTCTTGAATTCCCCGATGGTGCGCAGGCGGTAGTCGCGGCGGCCGATACCAGTCGTCCCTGCGGAGACATTTGTGTTATCCCCTTGCAAAACAGCGATGACTTCCTGGACCCGGAGCGCATGGGCGGCGAGTTTTTCCGGGTCCAGGGTGACCTGCATTTCCTTTTCCGTGCCCCCGAAGACCAGCAAGTCAGCGACCCCGGGTACACGTTCAAGGTATTGACGAACCTCGTTTTCGAAAAATGTCCGGTATTCCTGGATGGGCCGGGGGGAGGTCTCTTTCGTCTTCAGAAGCATCCAGACCACAGGAGAGGTGGAGGCCCCTGAGGCATTGATAATCGGTTTTTCGACGCCATCAGGATACGACGGGACCTCGTCAAGTTTGTTGGAGACGCGTAGCAAAGCGGTGTCGACATCCGTGCCCACCTTAAAGCGCAGTGTGATCTGGGAGCGGTTGTTTTGGCAGGAACTTTCCATTTCCACCAGGTTGGAGACCCCTTTCAGGGCATCCTCCTGCTCTTCGACAATCTCCCGTTCCACTTCGTATGGTGTCGCGCCGGGCCAGACGGTGGTGACCGTAATCTCCGGTTCGGTGACCGTGGGACTGAGCTGATAGGGCATTTGCCGCAGACCCAGGATGCCGAAAAGGAGAATCAGAATAACCGCGACAAGCACGGTGACCGGTTTGGTAATAGCGAATTTGACGATATTCATGGCGTTATCTCTGGTTGGTCCTCTGCTGGGGGGGAAGGGGACA
The sequence above is drawn from the Desulfohalobium retbaense DSM 5692 genome and encodes:
- a CDS encoding efflux RND transporter permease subunit — translated: MNIVKFAITKPVTVLVAVILILLFGILGLRQMPYQLSPTVTEPEITVTTVWPGATPYEVEREIVEEQEDALKGVSNLVEMESSCQNNRSQITLRFKVGTDVDTALLRVSNKLDEVPSYPDGVEKPIINASGASTSPVVWMLLKTKETSPRPIQEYRTFFENEVRQYLERVPGVADLLVFGGTEKEMQVTLDPEKLAAHALRVQEVIAVLQGDNTNVSAGTTGIGRRDYRLRTIGEFKTPADITQTVIHARGDNVVRVGDVAEVHFGYADNDAAMMHNGQNGIVCGIKPEPGVNVLDMTNRAEAVVNDLNQGLLADQDVFLDWVYDQRPYINGAIDLVKRNILLGGLLAVLTLLIFLRSVSSTIIVAAAIPISIIGTFVFMNGFGRNLNVISLAGIAFAVGMLVDSAIVVLENIDRHRSMGKSPFESAYHGAREVWGAVLASTLTTVAVFLPVVFIEQEAGQLFKDIAIAVTCAIALSLFVSVLVIPMLAKHFFTWSRRRHDTKKQGLLGTFGSYFVRAMMGLVRLATANWASRLITLTGLTALAIFLAVALFPKLEYLPQGNRNLILNIMIPPPGLSYAEREDIGQQIADMVAPRMGQQDGGETGIEDLFYIGADTLMLFGATATHDQKGRELIPTLRRVVNSFPGIFGVSLQAGIFEQELGGGRSINVDVRGKNLDQVIQAAGALYGSISKTLPGSQIRPQPSLETLYPEIRYIPKQQRLKALGLTVGELGTTLDVFMDGRDIDDFKQEGEKKIDLVLKGKPGINTPEDLFQSQIVTPTGAVVPISSLSRLERSYGISEIRHLERQRTVTLEVTPPETLALQAGMETISSKAVPQLRQAGLLDGISVDMSGAADKLEQTWDVLKGNFILAIIITYLLMSALFGNFLYPLVIMFTVPLAAAGGFLGLKLVDWFLVPQPLDVLTMLGFIILIGIVVNNAILIVHQSLNNIRLSGMGHLKAVRESVRTRIRPIYMSACTSIFGMLPLVIAPGPGSELYRGLGSVVLGGLALSTILTVFVTPSLLLFFIRMEKIPTITEEKYESP